A portion of the Natronococcus sp. AD-5 genome contains these proteins:
- a CDS encoding HalOD1 output domain-containing protein — MTMNGESDGADEAGRTAPSLAIVEAVADAEGVRPEHLRPPEYESLHSAVDPEALDELFVSTAGGTPRSEGEVSFRFSGYRVTVDHRGSVALE; from the coding sequence ATGACGATGAACGGTGAGAGCGACGGTGCTGACGAAGCGGGCCGGACCGCGCCGAGTCTGGCGATCGTCGAAGCCGTAGCCGACGCGGAAGGAGTTCGACCGGAGCACCTGCGTCCGCCGGAGTACGAATCGCTGCACTCGGCCGTCGATCCGGAGGCGCTCGACGAACTCTTCGTGTCGACGGCCGGCGGTACCCCGCGGTCCGAAGGCGAGGTTTCGTTTCGGTTCAGTGGCTATCGCGTGACGGTCGATCACCGCGGGTCGGTCGCGCTCGAGTAG